From the Pseudomonas syringae KCTC 12500 genome, the window CAAGGAACTGTTCAATCGTCTGTACGGCGATCACCCCTACGCTCACCCGAGCGAAGGCGACGCCAAGAGCGTCAATGCCATCACCCTGGCTCAGCTCAAGGCATTCCACGCCAAGGGCTATGCGGCGGGCAATGCAGTGATTGCTCTGGTCGGTGACCTGTCGCGAGACGAAGCACAGGCCATCGCGGCACAGGTCTCGGCCTCGTTGCCCAAAGGCCCGGCGCTGGCCAAGGTCGCTGATCCGGTCGAGCCCAAGGCCGGCACTACGCACATCGAATTCGCCTCCAACCAGACGCATCAGATGCTCGCGCAGCTGGGTGTCGACCGCAACGATCCGGACTACGCGGCGCTGACCGTGGGTAACTCGGTCTTGGGCGGTGGCGGCTTCGGCAGCCGGCTGATGACCGAAGTGCGGGAAAAACGCGGCCTGACCTACGGCGTGTCTTCCGGCTTCACCGCCATGCAGGTGGCGGGGCCATTCATGATCGGCCTGCAGACGCGCGCGGAAATGAGCGAAAACACCCTCAAGCTGGTGCAGGACATCATTCGAGACTTCCTCGCCAATGGTCCGACCCAGAAAGAAGTCGACGATGTGAAGCGCGAACTGACCGGTAGCTTCCCGCTGACCGCAGCCAGCAATTCGGCCATCGTGGGACAGTTGGGCGCCATCGGCTTCTACAACCTGCCGTTGACCTACCTCGAGGACTACATGGCCACCGCCCAGAACGTGACCGTCGAACAGGTGAAAGCGGCAATGAGCAAGCACCTGAGCGCCGACAAGATGGTCATCGTCACCGTGGGCCCGACCGTTGAGCAAAAACCATTGCCGGCGCCGACCGACAAACCCGTCCGCCAACCTGCAGGGGTCCCGGAACACTGATGGCCAATCCACGTCCGAAGGGCCACAACGGCCTGGGTCAGCTTCGTATCATCGGCGGAGAATGGGGCAGCCGCCGCCTGACCTTCCCCGACGCCCCAGGCTTGCGCCCGACACCTGATCGCGTGCGCGAAACCCTGTTCAACTGGCTGGCCCCCTACATCGCCGGTGCCAGGGTGCTGGACGTTTTCACGGGCAGCGGCGCGCTGTATTTCGAAGCCTTGTCGCGTGGCGCCAGCATGGGCCTGGCCCTGGACAGCAACGCGGCAGCCATCGCCAGCCTGCGCCAGAACCTCAATGCACTGAACTGCACCAGCGGCCAGGTCTCCCAGACCGACGCCCTGCGCCATCTGGAAACCGCCACCGCGTCGCCCTTCGACGTCGTGTTCCTCGACCCGCCCTTCCATCAGGGCCTGCTGGCTTCAGCCTGCAACCTGCTGGAAAGCCACGGCTGGCTGGCCGACACCGCCTGGATCTACACCGAAAGCGAAACACCGCCATCGACCACCGGCTTGCCGGGCAGCTGGCGATTGCACCGCGAGAAAAAGGCCGGGCAGGTGTATTACGCCTTGTGGCAGCGGGGCTAGCCCAAGTACCACTGAATGGAGCGTTTGGCGCGCTCCATTCCTGCCTCAATCCCCTCCCAGATAATGCGACCTACTTGAATCAAGATGTCGAACTGGTCGATTATCTGGATTACCACTGAGCGGAGGTCCCCGTGGAAATGCATAACCCCCCACATCCGGGCGAAATCCTGCTTGAAGAGGTGATTCCCGGTCTGCAGACCACGGTTTCGGAGTTCGCCAGCCATCTGGGTTTTGCCAGAGAGACCCTTTCGGAAATACTGCATGGCCTTGCGCCTGTAAGCCCTGACCTGGCAGTAAGGCTTGAACGGGCGGGCATCAGCAGCGCGCGTCTATGGCTGAGCATTCAGGCCGATCACGACCTTTGGCAGGCCGAGCATCGCGAGCAGCCGCCAATCGAGCCTTATGTCAGAGCAGGTCAAGGTTAGCAACGCGTCGCGGGGACAAGCCACCACGCTACTTGAATTCCCCCCTTACATCCCGGACTGCTTAGTGGCAACGTATAGCCAGTCACCCCTGAACTGATCGTTGAGCAAGCACGTGTCCACACGCCCTACCTTTCTGTCCCATGCCAATCCATTCGTCCCGGCCGTCGGCATGGGCAATCCGCATTTGCAGACGCTTTGGGGGCCGCTGCTGCGCAAGCCGACGTTGCTGGCGCGGACGCGCGAGCGGTTGTGGTTGCAGGATGGGGACTTTCTGGACATGGACTGGCATGGTCCGGATGAGTCCGATAAACCCTTGGTGCTGGTATTGCACGGCCTGACCGGGTCGTCCAACTCGCCCTATGTTGCCGGCCTGCAAAAGGCCATGGCTGCGCTGGGCTGGCCGAGTGTGGCGTTGAACTGGCGCGGTTGCTCGGGAGAACCCAACCTGCTGTCGCGCAGTTATCATTCCGGGGCGAGCGAGGATCTGGCCGAGGTGATCGCCCATTTGCGTTCGCTGCGGCCATTGGCCCCGATTTATGCGGCGGGGTATTCGCTGGGCGGCAATGTGCTGCTCAAGTACCTCGGCGAATCCGGCGCTGGCAGTGATTTACAGGGCGCCGTGGCGGTGTCTGTGCCGTTTCGTCTGGACGAATGCGCCAACCGTATCGGTCAAGGCTTCTCGCGGGTTTATCAGCGCCACTTCATGCGCGAAATGCTGGCCTATATCCGTGACAAGCAGCATCGGTTCCAGCATGAAGGCATCAGCGAGGGCCTGGCCGAACTCGCCGCGCTGGGCTCACTGGAGAACATGCGCACCTTCTGGGACTTCGATGGCCGGGTGACTGCGCCGCTGCACGGTTTTACCGATGCCACGGATTATTACCGCAGGGCGTCCAGCCGCTACTACCTGGGCCAGATTCAGACGCCGACGCTGATCATCCAGTCCAGCGACGACCCGTTCGTGTTCCCTCACAGCCTGCCCGAGCCCAGCGAGCTATCGTCCTGCACCGAATTCGAACTGCACACCAAGGGCGGGCATGTCGGCTTCGTCGAAGGCTCGCTTCGTAATCCGCGCTATTACCTCGAACGTCGCATCCCGCTGTGGCTATGCGCCGCCCAAGAGCGCGACGGCTCGCCCACCAGTTGATAACTGATAACGAATCAATCGGCGCCCGTGGCGATTTCACGCTCAGGATCGTTGATCCACTCGCTCCACGAACCCGCATACAGCGTTGCCAGCGGATAGCCGGCCAGACACAGGGCGAACAGGTTGTGGCAGGCGGTGACACCTGAACCGCAATAGGACACCAGGCTCTCGGGCGGGCGGCCCTGCAGCTTTTCAGCGAAACGCTGCCTGAGCTGCTCGGGCGGCAAAAAGCGTCCATCCGCGCCAAGGTTGTCAGTACAGGCCGCACACTGCGCACCGGGAATATGCCCGGCCACCGGATCCAGAGGTTCTACGTCGCCTCGAAAGCGGGCTTCGGCGCGCGCGTCGATCAAGGTCATTTCCGGGCGTCCCAGACGACCCTGCAAGCGACTGCCGCTGAGCACCATGGACATGTCCGGCTCACCGCTGAAATGACCGGGTTCACGGTTGGGCGCATCGAGGCTCAACGGCAGCCCCGCGGCGTGCCAGGCCTTCAGCCCGCCATCGAGCAGGTAGACGCCTTCACGCTTGCCCATCCAGGCCAGCAACCACCAGGCCCGTGCGGCATACATTCCCGGACCATCGTCATAGAGCACCACATCGCTGTCGGCGTTGATGCCCCATGCCTGAAAGCATTGCAGCAAAGCGGCGGGATCGGGCAGTGGATGACGTCCGGTCTTGCCCTTTATCACAGGCCCGCTGAGGTCGCGCTTCAGATCGGCAAAAGACGCGCCTTCGATACGCCCCTGGGCATAACTGCGTTGACCATAGTCGGAGTCTTCGAGCGCGTAGCGGCAATCGAGAATCACCAGGCCTGGAGTTTTCTGGCGTTCAGCCAGGTGCTCAGGGTTGATCAGTTGCGCAATGGACATGACACTCTCCCGTGGCAGAGAACCGACAAGCTGGCTGCTCTTCGGTCCCGGAATTCACATCAGAACCTCTGGCAGCGATGCGTGAAACGTTTCGCACAGTGCATCGAACGCTTCGCGAGCCTGAGGCGCGACAAAAACAGATTCGAGCATAAGTACCTGATAGACGCCACGTCGAATAGCCGATTGGTTGATCTCCGTAGAGTTTTCCCGATTGGTGCACAGAAAACGCACCCACGACGTCAGGACGATCCAGGTGTTGAGACTGGTCCATTCGATCTGCGACTCATCCATCTTCAGGATGCCTGCCTTGATGAATCCCCGGTAGATGGTCATCGCCTGCATCAGGCAGCGGTATGAAAAACGCCGATAACGCCGCGCCAGTTCCTCATCCGACGTCAGCAGGTGCTCAAGGTCACGGTGCAGAAAACGATAGCGCCACATGGCGTCGATGATCGCCAGGAAGTAATCGCGCTTGTCCTCGATGGTCGGCGTACGGTCGGCTGGCAGGGTCAGGAAACTGCCGATCAGCACCTCGTATTCGGAGAACAGTTCGGCGATGATCGCCTGCTTGTTGGCGAAGTGGTAATAGAGATTGCCGGGCGAAATTTCCATGTGCGCAGCGATGTGATTGGTGGTCACACTACGCTCGCCCTGCTGATTGAACAGTTCCAGACTGGTTTGCACGATTCGTTCACGGGTTTTGGTACGCGGTGCCATGCTGGGTCAGACCACTCTATGCTGATCAGATGATGGCAATCTTAGCGCAGGCTGATGCTGCAATGGTGGCAGAATCGTTGCGGTAAGAGTGTCAGGTCGACGCAGGCATACACATCTGGGTCAACACCGAACGCATCGAAAAGCCCGAGAACACCCCGCTCGTCAATCAGCGTCCGTCTTACAAACTTTTTCATCCGCCGACCAGCCATCTGTGACTGCGCCAAATAGCCCCAAAATCAGGGATTTCAGCAGAAACATGGCCGATAATCGGCGCAATACGACGTTTGATACCTGCCGCGCAGCTTGGCCCATCGGGAAGGCTGCGATACCATCCGAATCCCACAACGGACTCCGACCAGGACGACGCGATGAACCGAGTGTTGTACCCAGGCACCTTCGACCCGATTACCAAGGGCCATGGAGATTTGGTCGAGCGCGCCTCGCGCCTGTTCGACCAAGTGGTCATTGCGGTTGCCGCCAGCCCGAAGAAAAACCCGCTGTTCCCTCTGGAGCAACGCGTCGAGCTGGCCCGCGAAGTCACCAAACACTTGCCCAATGTGGAAGTGGTCGGTTTTTCGACCCTGCTGGCGCATTTTGCCAAGGAACAGAATGCCAATGTCTTTCTGCGCGGACTTCGTGCCGTGTCGGATTTCGAATACGAGTTTCAGTTGGCCAATATGAATCGTCAGCTGGCACCGGACGTCGAAAGCCTGTTCCTCACGCCCTCGGAGCGCTACTCGTTCATTTCCTCGACGTTAGTGCGGGAAATCGCCGCGTTGGGCGGTGATATCACCAAATTCGTACATCCTGCAGTTGCCCAGGCGCTGACCGAGCGCTTCAAGCGCTAGACTCGCTGCATGTGAAGGTGCATCCCGAAGCCTAATGCGGCACAATTCGCCGCATTGGTTTTAATGTGCCCCGGCGTCGGCTGCGGCAGGAGCAATTCATGTCCCTTATCATCACTGACGATTGCATTAACTGCGACGTCTGCGAACCCGAGTGCCCAAACGAGGCGATTTCACAAGGTGAGGAGATCTACGTGATCAACCCGAACCTGTGCACCGAATGCGTCGGTCACTACGACGAGCCTCAATGTCAGCAAGTTTGCCCGGTCGACTGCATCCCTCTGGATGAGAATCACGTCGAGAGCAAAGAACAGTTGATGGACAAGTACCGGATCATCACCAGCAAGGCCTGATAACGGCCTTTACTGCTGCTTGCCGTACCCGTCGCCCGTGCAACCCAGGCAACGCACGAAGGCTGCCTTGCCCGGATCCACCACCAGCGCCTTGCCCGTTGCCCCAAGGTTGCCGCCTGCCGCTGCAAAAGGCGCGGCGATCACGAACAGGCCTGTGCCGATAACGGTGGCCGCGATCAACAAGGGTCGGGCAATCAGCAAGTCACCGATCATGGCAAACGCCGGCGGGTTCTGGATGGTGTAGACCGGATCGCCGCTGCCTGTGGTGACATCGGCGGCAACCGCTGGCAGCGCCTGCAGGCCGGTGAACAACACCAGCGTGGCAGCGAGAATACGAAACGGGCTCATGGCTTGATCCTTCAGGCGTAGCAAATAATTAAGGTGCCATCACTATAAACAGGG encodes:
- a CDS encoding M16 family metallopeptidase, whose protein sequence is MITRNAPRHALLGLILAGSLGAFVALPALADDAPAEPSQAAPALGSNLQTLKELDGKAPARRALNIQTWNTAEGARVLFVESRELPMFDMRLTFAAGSSQDQKSPGIALLTNAMLNEGIKGKDVNAIAQGFEGLGADFSNGSYRDMAVASLRSLSAADKRDPALKLFSEVVGKPTFPADSLARIKNQLIASFETQKQNPGAIASKELFNRLYGDHPYAHPSEGDAKSVNAITLAQLKAFHAKGYAAGNAVIALVGDLSRDEAQAIAAQVSASLPKGPALAKVADPVEPKAGTTHIEFASNQTHQMLAQLGVDRNDPDYAALTVGNSVLGGGGFGSRLMTEVREKRGLTYGVSSGFTAMQVAGPFMIGLQTRAEMSENTLKLVQDIIRDFLANGPTQKEVDDVKRELTGSFPLTAASNSAIVGQLGAIGFYNLPLTYLEDYMATAQNVTVEQVKAAMSKHLSADKMVIVTVGPTVEQKPLPAPTDKPVRQPAGVPEH
- the rsmD gene encoding 16S rRNA (guanine(966)-N(2))-methyltransferase RsmD gives rise to the protein MANPRPKGHNGLGQLRIIGGEWGSRRLTFPDAPGLRPTPDRVRETLFNWLAPYIAGARVLDVFTGSGALYFEALSRGASMGLALDSNAAAIASLRQNLNALNCTSGQVSQTDALRHLETATASPFDVVFLDPPFHQGLLASACNLLESHGWLADTAWIYTESETPPSTTGLPGSWRLHREKKAGQVYYALWQRG
- a CDS encoding HigA family addiction module antitoxin; the protein is MEMHNPPHPGEILLEEVIPGLQTTVSEFASHLGFARETLSEILHGLAPVSPDLAVRLERAGISSARLWLSIQADHDLWQAEHREQPPIEPYVRAGQG
- a CDS encoding hydrolase, producing MSTRPTFLSHANPFVPAVGMGNPHLQTLWGPLLRKPTLLARTRERLWLQDGDFLDMDWHGPDESDKPLVLVLHGLTGSSNSPYVAGLQKAMAALGWPSVALNWRGCSGEPNLLSRSYHSGASEDLAEVIAHLRSLRPLAPIYAAGYSLGGNVLLKYLGESGAGSDLQGAVAVSVPFRLDECANRIGQGFSRVYQRHFMREMLAYIRDKQHRFQHEGISEGLAELAALGSLENMRTFWDFDGRVTAPLHGFTDATDYYRRASSRYYLGQIQTPTLIIQSSDDPFVFPHSLPEPSELSSCTEFELHTKGGHVGFVEGSLRNPRYYLERRIPLWLCAAQERDGSPTS
- a CDS encoding sulfurtransferase, whose translation is MSIAQLINPEHLAERQKTPGLVILDCRYALEDSDYGQRSYAQGRIEGASFADLKRDLSGPVIKGKTGRHPLPDPAALLQCFQAWGINADSDVVLYDDGPGMYAARAWWLLAWMGKREGVYLLDGGLKAWHAAGLPLSLDAPNREPGHFSGEPDMSMVLSGSRLQGRLGRPEMTLIDARAEARFRGDVEPLDPVAGHIPGAQCAACTDNLGADGRFLPPEQLRQRFAEKLQGRPPESLVSYCGSGVTACHNLFALCLAGYPLATLYAGSWSEWINDPEREIATGAD
- a CDS encoding TetR/AcrR family transcriptional regulator, producing the protein MAPRTKTRERIVQTSLELFNQQGERSVTTNHIAAHMEISPGNLYYHFANKQAIIAELFSEYEVLIGSFLTLPADRTPTIEDKRDYFLAIIDAMWRYRFLHRDLEHLLTSDEELARRYRRFSYRCLMQAMTIYRGFIKAGILKMDESQIEWTSLNTWIVLTSWVRFLCTNRENSTEINQSAIRRGVYQVLMLESVFVAPQAREAFDALCETFHASLPEVLM
- the coaD gene encoding pantetheine-phosphate adenylyltransferase, producing the protein MNRVLYPGTFDPITKGHGDLVERASRLFDQVVIAVAASPKKNPLFPLEQRVELAREVTKHLPNVEVVGFSTLLAHFAKEQNANVFLRGLRAVSDFEYEFQLANMNRQLAPDVESLFLTPSERYSFISSTLVREIAALGGDITKFVHPAVAQALTERFKR
- a CDS encoding YfhL family 4Fe-4S dicluster ferredoxin; amino-acid sequence: MSLIITDDCINCDVCEPECPNEAISQGEEIYVINPNLCTECVGHYDEPQCQQVCPVDCIPLDENHVESKEQLMDKYRIITSKA